The following coding sequences are from one uncultured Desulfobacter sp. window:
- the trpD gene encoding anthranilate phosphoribosyltransferase encodes MDFTDYLNTIVSGQDLSQDQMAQMLDTIFSGQTTEAQVGAFMAALATKGETFEELAGAARAMRTKAVRVQTLAKKVIDTCGTGGDASGSFNISTTTAFVIAGAGVTVAKHGNRSVTSKCGSADVLEQLGINLSVDPEIVEEAINEIGIGFMFAPLYHGSMKYAMKARTECKIRSIFNMLGPLTNPAAASCQILGVYAPELTEMFGKALNLLGVEKAFVVHGHDGMDEMTTTDLTRVTELNDGMIKTYDVDPLNYFDDYADPKDLLGGDAKHNAAITRAILSGGKGPKQNIVLLNAGAGLVAADAAPTIEKGIEMALRSIETGAAMEKLELLADYTRENA; translated from the coding sequence ATGGATTTTACGGATTATCTGAATACCATAGTCAGCGGACAGGATCTCAGCCAGGACCAGATGGCCCAAATGCTGGACACCATTTTTTCAGGCCAGACCACCGAAGCCCAGGTCGGGGCATTCATGGCCGCCCTGGCCACAAAAGGCGAGACCTTTGAGGAACTGGCAGGCGCTGCCCGGGCCATGCGCACCAAGGCGGTTCGCGTCCAGACACTGGCCAAAAAGGTCATTGACACCTGCGGCACAGGCGGTGACGCCTCGGGCTCTTTTAATATTTCCACCACAACGGCCTTTGTCATTGCAGGTGCAGGCGTCACCGTGGCAAAACACGGCAACCGGTCTGTTACCAGTAAATGCGGGTCGGCCGATGTACTTGAGCAACTGGGGATCAATTTAAGCGTGGACCCTGAAATTGTCGAAGAGGCCATCAATGAAATCGGCATTGGTTTTATGTTTGCCCCCCTGTACCACGGTTCCATGAAGTATGCCATGAAAGCCCGCACCGAATGCAAGATCAGAAGTATTTTCAACATGCTCGGTCCCTTGACCAACCCGGCAGCCGCCTCATGCCAGATCCTTGGGGTATATGCACCGGAGTTAACCGAAATGTTCGGCAAGGCATTGAATCTGCTGGGTGTGGAAAAGGCCTTTGTGGTCCACGGCCATGACGGCATGGATGAGATGACCACCACGGACCTGACCCGGGTGACGGAACTCAATGACGGCATGATTAAGACGTATGATGTGGATCCTTTAAACTATTTTGACGACTACGCCGACCCCAAAGATCTTTTGGGCGGGGATGCAAAACACAATGCCGCCATCACCCGGGCCATTCTGTCCGGCGGCAAGGGTCCCAAACAAAATATTGTCCTGCTCAATGCAGGTGCCGGCCTTGTGGCGGCAGATGCTGCCCCCACCATTGAAAAAGGAATTGAAATGGCGTTAAGATCCATTGAAACCGGGGCCGCCATGGAAAAACTTGAGCTGCTGGCAGATTACACCAGAGAAAACGCGTAA
- the trpC gene encoding indole-3-glycerol phosphate synthase TrpC, which produces MKGFLNAVVEVKNQEIDQAKRKIPITAVRHDAEHTPVPASFTDAMAASTSESVGIISEVKKASPSKGDIRTDIDVAAYAKAYTKGGARVISVLTESKYFKGTLSDLERVCQNTDLPVLRKDFIFSEYQVYEAKKAGASAVLLITTMLDPTQQTELTALTRELGMEPLVEINSEFEFEQAYKAQARVVGINNRNLTTLEVDTTVAKRVAKIFPDEIIPVEASGISGRAGIEAGIENRIFNFLVGESIVRAENPAQFIKTLIGIKEEDA; this is translated from the coding sequence ATGAAAGGATTTCTCAACGCTGTTGTTGAAGTTAAAAACCAGGAAATAGACCAGGCCAAACGCAAAATCCCCATAACCGCCGTTCGCCATGATGCGGAACATACGCCTGTCCCGGCCTCTTTTACCGATGCCATGGCAGCGTCAACCAGTGAATCGGTGGGCATCATTTCCGAGGTAAAAAAAGCATCGCCCTCCAAGGGAGACATCAGAACCGATATTGACGTGGCCGCATATGCCAAGGCGTATACCAAAGGCGGGGCAAGGGTCATATCGGTGCTGACAGAATCCAAGTACTTTAAAGGCACCTTGTCCGATCTTGAACGGGTATGTCAAAATACGGACCTGCCTGTACTTCGCAAGGATTTTATATTCAGCGAATACCAGGTTTACGAGGCTAAAAAGGCAGGGGCATCTGCGGTGCTTTTAATTACCACCATGCTTGACCCCACCCAGCAGACAGAGCTGACTGCACTGACCCGGGAACTTGGCATGGAACCCCTGGTGGAGATCAATTCTGAGTTTGAATTTGAGCAGGCGTATAAGGCCCAGGCCCGGGTGGTGGGGATCAACAACAGAAATCTCACCACCCTGGAAGTGGACACCACCGTGGCAAAACGGGTGGCAAAAATTTTCCCCGATGAAATCATCCCCGTGGAGGCCTCGGGTATTTCCGGCCGAGCGGGCATTGAGGCCGGCATTGAAAACCGTATTTTCAATTTCCTTGTGGGCGAGAGCATTGTCCGTGCAGAGAACCCGGCCCAGTTTATCAAAACCCTGATCGGCATCAAAGAAGAGGACGCCTGA
- a CDS encoding phosphoribosylanthranilate isomerase encodes MTLFPAQKWQIPKNKGNVLVKICGLTLVDNALDCVDAGADIIGLVFFEKSPRNVSMDTAREIARALPKAVPACGVFVDETFDTIMQTVSTCDLKIVQLHGAEPPDLAQRLSAQNLVVTKAFFGARPPGLGDTGLYKSADFCLAEYGKGILPGGNAETWDYDQALGMAKKVRLMLAGGLTCENVADAVSRIRPYAVDVSSGVEKTKGIKDISKVKDFIKAAKSI; translated from the coding sequence ATGACCCTGTTTCCTGCACAAAAATGGCAGATCCCCAAAAACAAAGGGAACGTGTTGGTAAAAATTTGCGGTCTGACCCTTGTGGATAACGCCCTGGACTGCGTGGACGCCGGGGCGGATATCATCGGACTAGTTTTTTTTGAAAAAAGCCCCCGAAACGTAAGTATGGACACAGCCCGGGAAATTGCCCGGGCTCTTCCCAAAGCGGTGCCCGCCTGCGGGGTGTTTGTGGATGAAACATTTGATACGATAATGCAGACCGTTTCCACCTGCGACCTTAAAATCGTTCAATTGCACGGTGCAGAACCGCCTGATCTTGCACAACGCTTATCCGCCCAAAACCTTGTGGTGACCAAAGCGTTTTTTGGCGCAAGGCCCCCGGGGCTTGGTGATACAGGGTTGTACAAATCTGCCGATTTTTGCCTGGCCGAGTACGGCAAAGGTATCCTTCCCGGGGGCAATGCCGAAACCTGGGATTATGACCAGGCCCTTGGGATGGCAAAAAAAGTGCGCTTGATGCTGGCAGGGGGGCTGACCTGTGAAAATGTGGCGGATGCGGTGTCACGGATACGCCCCTATGCCGTGGATGTATCCTCGGGTGTGGAAAAAACAAA
- a CDS encoding aminodeoxychorismate/anthranilate synthase component II, producing MKTAIIDNYDSFTFNLVHYVLNTGAQVEVFRNDKITVAELEGLGFDSVILSPGPGRPEDAGICLELVQKLSGKLPILGVCLGHQTIAQSFGGTIIHAKTIMHGKTSMVEADGKHIYSGLNKPFNVMRYHSLAVQESDLPDCLEVTARTLDGEIMGLKHKTHPTQGVQFHPESFMTTVGKRLIRNFIKGA from the coding sequence ATGAAAACAGCAATAATAGACAACTACGATTCCTTTACCTTTAACCTGGTGCATTATGTACTGAACACGGGGGCGCAGGTGGAGGTTTTCAGAAATGATAAGATCACGGTGGCCGAACTTGAGGGATTAGGATTTGATTCTGTTATCCTGTCACCTGGACCCGGCAGACCCGAGGATGCGGGCATTTGCCTTGAACTCGTCCAAAAACTGTCGGGAAAATTGCCTATCCTGGGTGTATGTTTAGGGCACCAGACCATTGCCCAGAGCTTTGGCGGCACCATTATCCACGCAAAAACCATCATGCATGGCAAAACCTCCATGGTGGAAGCGGACGGCAAACACATTTATTCCGGCCTCAACAAGCCTTTTAATGTGATGCGTTACCACTCCCTGGCGGTTCAGGAATCTGACCTGCCCGACTGTCTTGAAGTGACGGCCAGAACCCTGGACGGAGAAATCATGGGGTTGAAACACAAAACTCACCCCACCCAGGGGGTTCAGTTCCATCCGGAGTCTTTCATGACCACTGTGGGCAAACGGCTGATCAGAAACTTTATTAAAGGAGCGTGA